A stretch of the Buchananella sp. 14KM1171 genome encodes the following:
- a CDS encoding cell wall-binding repeat-containing protein: MRELYPSNTVGERPQYKDKRIAILLENMQDVTVDGGGSLLRLHGQQTTFAALRSQRVTFKNFSTDHVAPRVLDLTFTGAGTLDDGRLTREVRIPEGYQYSISGRNLTIHSDNSPYTNRPYWSYDPLRLPSNPGNTSLNDMYEQLLDLDTGHAFRASWMLPVEPLFTGVQSIREKAPGLLEFTYRAGSAPGGVGRSFHVRTWWRDTPGAFVWESKDIKLEDLNVGHLHGFGILFQFNENVTVRNVDFRPPPQSYRTTVGFADLIQVSGDKGEVLIDNCRFGFAHDDPINVHGTYVQMKNRHSNRQATFRYMHHETAGFPQFYEGNEVALVDRNTMRDLLDSDGQPWRGRVVSVDGPTGVDSSHDLRTMKVTFDRDMPAGARVDAVVAENVTYNPKVTISNSHFESIPTRGILMTTRRPVLIENNVFDQMEMASIYVSGDANQWYESAMVSDFTIRGNTFLRPARDTYNNPAPVIFFEPTSGGQNPQLAAHSNVLIEDNTFLVNDRTILDAKSINGLTFRNNRVMRYEESSAPTLELASNRVGVGALTTARVAAPTGGVSRPAFVLRGSNNVVLEGNTYGEGIIRGVQLHHMTGANVDIRDEGVSVGGRNSTANQVFYFSSAPQIAAVNQQGQILGKQEGEAQIHAVVVTPFGQATTAPVTVTVGQTEPTYELIPFEVIRPNPAHARIEGKGLRLVPSGLGSLWLDDNRAGNIHLLPGKQLGVGESVVVKMTGRTQDWYEEAGLILYENDDNYVTIQRKHNNGSPSITVVTEQNGRAEEDSRKVTDPTQQELWLKLTRQEDGIQGAYSLDGVEFSNLGTPVVNSSVGASARIGLMASLRRNSAADNHPFVFTDLNVAGTPVELVREVGSGEPGAGFDVVPTLPEGKLSRLADLAGAQFSLPMPSDGANLAAKDGFVVKADPAVTSYTAKLTPVAEGATMVATVNGKKVMPDGSGSYTVQVGRGINVFEVYVTAPNQLQQRIYRWVVLSDQAAAPGPMPDPTPSVTPAPSVTPDPTSAPTPPPSTAPSVTPSVSVTPAPSVTPDPTSAPTPPPSTAPSVTPSASVTPAPSVTPVPSASATPAPTAAPIAELPGGKVARIAGSDRVLTSVEAMRQSTAVTKTMVLVDGRNFADAVAAGPLAAAHGAALVLTTAPQLEPAIVEAARQKGVETVLIVGAENSVPASKAAALTGAGFTVKRIAGQSRYETAVQIAGEVAQKNGAPARIYVASGLHYADALAAGAVAGRTGGVVLLSAGSSLPAQVRVMLKRAPGVEVVAVGGQAEAALRTAGLAAQGKTRTVVGKDRYETAAMLARSFVADAKLVVLASGESFPDALSGAALAANHDGVLLLTRAGALPPATVAELDAREKVAQLRVMGGAKSVSQKVLEAAALRLN; encoded by the coding sequence GTGCGTGAACTCTATCCGTCCAACACGGTAGGTGAGCGCCCGCAATACAAGGACAAGCGCATAGCAATCCTGCTGGAAAACATGCAGGACGTGACCGTGGACGGTGGGGGTTCTCTGCTGCGCCTCCACGGACAGCAAACCACCTTCGCCGCCTTGCGCTCCCAGCGCGTCACGTTCAAGAACTTTTCCACCGATCACGTGGCGCCCCGCGTGTTGGACCTGACGTTTACCGGCGCGGGCACGCTAGACGACGGAAGACTGACCAGAGAGGTGCGTATCCCGGAGGGGTATCAATACTCAATCTCGGGGCGCAACCTAACGATCCACAGCGATAACTCCCCCTACACGAATCGGCCCTACTGGTCGTACGACCCGCTGAGGCTGCCGTCCAACCCCGGCAATACCTCGCTGAACGACATGTACGAGCAGTTGCTGGACCTGGACACCGGGCACGCCTTCCGGGCCTCGTGGATGCTCCCGGTCGAGCCCCTGTTCACTGGGGTGCAGTCAATTCGAGAAAAGGCCCCCGGCCTCCTGGAGTTCACCTACCGCGCCGGCTCTGCACCGGGCGGGGTGGGCCGCTCCTTCCACGTGCGCACCTGGTGGCGCGACACCCCGGGCGCCTTCGTGTGGGAATCGAAGGACATCAAGCTAGAAGACCTCAACGTGGGGCACCTGCACGGCTTTGGCATCCTGTTCCAGTTCAACGAGAACGTCACGGTGCGCAACGTCGACTTCCGGCCCCCGCCGCAGTCCTACCGCACCACCGTCGGTTTCGCTGACCTCATCCAGGTCTCCGGGGACAAGGGAGAGGTGCTGATCGATAACTGCCGATTCGGCTTCGCGCACGACGACCCGATCAACGTTCACGGCACATACGTGCAGATGAAAAACCGGCACAGCAACCGGCAGGCCACCTTCCGCTACATGCACCACGAGACTGCCGGCTTCCCTCAGTTCTACGAGGGCAACGAGGTTGCTCTGGTTGACCGCAACACCATGCGGGACCTGCTAGACAGCGACGGGCAGCCGTGGCGCGGCCGGGTTGTGAGCGTGGATGGCCCCACGGGTGTCGATTCCAGCCACGACCTGCGCACCATGAAAGTGACGTTTGATCGCGACATGCCAGCCGGTGCCCGCGTGGATGCCGTGGTGGCAGAAAACGTCACCTACAACCCGAAGGTGACGATCAGTAACTCTCACTTTGAGTCGATCCCGACTCGCGGCATTCTCATGACCACGCGCCGCCCGGTGCTGATCGAGAACAACGTTTTTGACCAGATGGAAATGGCATCCATTTACGTCTCGGGTGACGCCAACCAGTGGTACGAGTCCGCGATGGTTAGTGACTTCACCATCCGTGGCAACACGTTCCTGCGCCCAGCCAGGGACACATACAACAACCCTGCTCCGGTGATCTTCTTTGAACCCACCTCGGGCGGGCAGAATCCGCAACTGGCCGCGCACTCCAACGTCCTGATCGAGGACAACACGTTCCTGGTCAACGACCGCACGATTCTGGACGCCAAGAGCATCAACGGTTTGACGTTCCGGAATAACCGGGTGATGCGGTACGAGGAGTCCAGTGCTCCCACGTTGGAGCTGGCCTCTAACCGCGTGGGCGTCGGTGCGCTCACTACGGCGCGCGTAGCCGCACCAACAGGAGGGGTGTCGCGCCCCGCGTTCGTGCTGCGCGGTTCAAATAACGTGGTGCTGGAGGGCAACACCTACGGAGAGGGCATCATCCGGGGCGTTCAGTTGCACCACATGACGGGCGCCAACGTGGACATTCGCGACGAGGGCGTGAGTGTGGGCGGCAGGAACTCGACTGCAAACCAGGTTTTCTACTTCTCCTCAGCACCGCAAATCGCGGCGGTAAACCAGCAGGGGCAGATCCTGGGCAAGCAGGAGGGTGAGGCCCAGATTCATGCCGTGGTGGTCACCCCCTTCGGGCAGGCCACCACCGCTCCCGTGACCGTCACGGTGGGGCAGACGGAGCCCACCTACGAGCTGATCCCGTTCGAGGTGATCCGCCCGAATCCGGCCCACGCCCGCATCGAGGGCAAGGGTCTCAGGTTGGTGCCCTCCGGTTTGGGTTCCCTGTGGTTGGACGACAACCGGGCGGGCAACATTCACCTGCTGCCCGGCAAGCAGCTGGGCGTGGGGGAGTCCGTGGTCGTGAAGATGACCGGCAGGACGCAGGACTGGTACGAGGAGGCCGGTCTGATCCTCTACGAGAACGACGACAACTACGTCACGATCCAGCGCAAGCACAACAACGGCTCCCCGTCGATCACCGTGGTCACGGAACAAAATGGGCGAGCTGAAGAGGACTCCCGCAAGGTCACTGACCCCACCCAGCAGGAACTGTGGTTGAAGCTGACTCGGCAGGAGGACGGGATTCAGGGCGCCTATTCGTTGGACGGAGTCGAGTTCTCCAATTTGGGCACCCCAGTTGTTAACTCGTCCGTGGGAGCCTCTGCTCGCATCGGGCTGATGGCGTCACTGCGGCGTAACTCGGCGGCGGATAACCACCCCTTTGTGTTCACTGACCTGAACGTGGCCGGCACGCCGGTTGAGTTGGTGCGGGAAGTGGGCAGCGGGGAGCCGGGTGCCGGTTTCGACGTGGTGCCGACCTTGCCGGAGGGCAAGCTCTCTCGCCTGGCTGACCTGGCCGGCGCGCAGTTCTCCCTCCCCATGCCGTCGGACGGCGCAAACCTGGCCGCGAAGGATGGTTTCGTGGTCAAGGCCGACCCGGCTGTTACCAGCTACACCGCTAAGCTCACGCCGGTTGCAGAAGGCGCCACGATGGTGGCCACGGTCAACGGCAAAAAGGTAATGCCGGACGGAAGTGGCAGCTACACGGTGCAGGTGGGCCGAGGGATCAACGTCTTCGAGGTGTATGTGACCGCCCCGAACCAGTTGCAGCAGCGCATCTACCGGTGGGTGGTGCTCTCAGATCAGGCCGCAGCTCCCGGGCCGATGCCTGACCCGACGCCGTCGGTGACGCCTGCTCCCTCGGTGACGCCGGATCCGACGTCGGCCCCCACGCCGCCCCCATCGACGGCGCCGAGTGTGACACCTAGCGTTTCGGTGACGCCCGCTCCGTCGGTGACGCCGGATCCGACGTCGGCCCCCACGCCGCCCCCATCGACGGCGCCGAGTGTGACACCTAGTGCTTCGGTGACGCCTGCTCCCTCGGTGACACCGGTGCCGTCCGCGTCTGCCACGCCCGCCCCGACGGCGGCTCCGATTGCCGAGTTGCCTGGTGGAAAGGTGGCCCGGATCGCCGGTTCGGACCGGGTGTTGACGTCCGTGGAGGCAATGCGCCAGTCCACCGCCGTGACCAAGACGATGGTTTTGGTCGATGGGCGCAATTTCGCGGACGCGGTGGCGGCGGGTCCGCTGGCGGCCGCTCACGGCGCCGCCCTGGTGCTCACCACCGCCCCACAGTTGGAGCCAGCCATCGTTGAGGCTGCCCGGCAAAAGGGCGTGGAGACCGTCTTGATTGTGGGGGCGGAGAACTCCGTGCCCGCCAGCAAGGCGGCAGCGCTGACGGGTGCCGGGTTCACCGTGAAGCGAATTGCTGGCCAGTCACGCTACGAGACGGCCGTGCAGATAGCCGGTGAGGTGGCGCAAAAGAACGGCGCGCCGGCACGGATCTATGTGGCCAGCGGACTGCACTACGCGGACGCGCTAGCTGCGGGCGCGGTAGCAGGCCGCACGGGAGGCGTGGTGCTCCTCAGCGCCGGCAGCAGCCTGCCGGCCCAGGTCCGGGTCATGCTCAAGCGGGCGCCTGGGGTTGAGGTGGTGGCCGTGGGAGGCCAGGCCGAAGCCGCCCTGCGAACGGCCGGACTGGCCGCGCAGGGCAAGACCCGCACGGTGGTAGGCAAGGACCGCTACGAAACGGCTGCTATGCTGGCCCGCTCCTTCGTGGCTGACGCCAAGCTGGTGGTACTCGCCTCGGGAGAGAGCTTCCCGGACGCGCTCTCCGGTGCGGCCCTGGCCGCCAACCACGACGGGGTACTGCTGCTCACGCGGGCCGGGGCGCTTCCACCGGCCACGGTGGCGGAGCTGGACGCGCGGGAAAAGGTAGCTCAGCTACGAGTGATGGGCGGCGCGAAGTCCGTCTCCCAGAAGGTCCTCGAGGCGGCCGCGCTCAGGTTGAACTAG
- a CDS encoding FhaA domain-containing protein: MGVFDRVEHRIERLFKGAFDLNRGGLQPVELISAVRKTMDDNVITLDRDRVVAHNAFVIRLAAEDRAQLATAGEDVLTDEFAAAATDHGFSQGYSFIGPVTVAFETDPEMVSGQFLVMGANQRGSVAPAGAIPASPAHPVVEIAGRRYLLTGPRVTIGRGSGAGIVVDDSGVSRVHCELSVTPQGTILTDLGSTNGTFVEGHRVDAATLVDGNTVTIGRTSFLFWTSPGDVA; encoded by the coding sequence ATGGGCGTTTTTGACCGGGTAGAGCACCGTATCGAGCGCTTGTTCAAGGGCGCCTTTGACCTCAACCGTGGTGGCCTGCAGCCCGTGGAGCTCATCTCCGCAGTGCGCAAGACGATGGACGACAACGTGATCACGCTGGATCGCGACCGCGTGGTGGCCCACAACGCCTTCGTTATCCGCCTGGCGGCGGAGGACCGGGCGCAGCTGGCCACGGCTGGCGAGGACGTGCTCACCGACGAGTTCGCGGCCGCCGCCACCGACCACGGCTTTTCCCAGGGATATTCCTTCATCGGTCCCGTCACGGTCGCATTCGAGACGGACCCGGAGATGGTCTCCGGCCAGTTCCTGGTGATGGGCGCCAACCAGCGCGGCAGTGTCGCCCCCGCCGGGGCGATCCCGGCCAGCCCGGCCCACCCGGTGGTGGAGATCGCCGGGCGGCGCTACCTGCTGACCGGACCACGGGTGACGATCGGGCGCGGCTCGGGCGCGGGCATCGTGGTGGACGACTCCGGGGTCTCCCGGGTCCACTGTGAACTCAGCGTGACCCCGCAGGGCACGATCCTGACCGACCTCGGCTCCACCAACGGCACCTTCGTGGAGGGCCACCGCGTGGACGCCGCCACCCTGGTGGACGGCAACACGGTCACGATCGGGCGCACGAGCTTCCTTTTCTGGACCTCCCCTGGGGACGTCGCGTGA
- a CDS encoding FHA domain-containing protein FhaB/FipA, which produces MSELAFTLLRFGFLALLWVFIALIVGVLRRDLFGPTVRSRGAGRPAPTPPASVGQRTLSRLGRGGAGPVAAPSHDSPAAVAAPPLRLLVTQGPLAGTSIPLVGTSVVVGRSPSSTLVLDDGYASSRHARFYPGDGGWFVEDLGSTNGTLVDNEKIKAATPVGVGSSVRIGQTVIEPRR; this is translated from the coding sequence GTGAGCGAACTCGCCTTCACCCTGCTGCGCTTCGGTTTCCTGGCGCTGCTGTGGGTGTTCATAGCCTTGATCGTGGGGGTGCTGCGCCGCGACCTGTTTGGCCCCACCGTGCGCTCCCGGGGCGCGGGCAGGCCTGCCCCGACCCCGCCTGCCTCCGTTGGTCAACGCACCCTCTCGCGGCTGGGGCGCGGCGGGGCCGGCCCGGTTGCCGCCCCTTCCCACGACTCCCCCGCCGCCGTGGCGGCCCCGCCGCTGCGGCTGCTGGTCACCCAGGGGCCGCTGGCAGGCACCTCGATCCCGCTGGTGGGCACCTCCGTGGTGGTGGGCCGCTCCCCTTCCTCCACCCTGGTGCTGGATGACGGCTACGCCTCCTCCCGCCACGCCCGCTTCTATCCGGGCGACGGCGGCTGGTTCGTGGAGGACCTGGGCTCCACCAACGGCACCCTGGTGGACAACGAGAAGATCAAGGCCGCCACCCCGGTCGGGGTGGGCAGCTCGGTGCGCATTGGCCAGACCGTGATTGAGCCGCGCCGATGA
- a CDS encoding PP2C family protein-serine/threonine phosphatase, protein MSIVFNYAARSDVGLVRRNNQDSAYAGPHLAVMADGMGGPAGGDIASSVAVAHLSALDSDSHGADDLLSLLRGAVNDAHQELKERSTLDPELAGLGTTCIALLRSGNKLAMVHVGDSRAYLLRDGQFTQVTTDHTFVNFLVQTGRLTEEEAARHPQRSVILRTLGDSTEALELDESVREARAGDRWLLCSDGLSGVVSADTIATVVSAGTDPDTCADVLVDLALRAGAPDNVSVVVVDVLDDATSDVSGLPTAPQVVGSAATNRLARSRGGTSAAARAAALTSPAAEGEGGESERAEETSSTGGKRGRWRRRLAFSFAGLVLLGALLFGASMWAQSYYYVIGTGATVEIYRGIPQQLGPIQLSEKYEDTGVSVESLAPGVRARLQTAVIRPSLQEARDYVSSLEVQRMAVPTPTPDVGATPGLYSPASPSPTPASPAPASPAPSTPATATPAASTAPAVVSPSPTSSSE, encoded by the coding sequence ATGAGCATAGTTTTCAATTACGCGGCCCGTTCAGATGTTGGGCTGGTCAGGCGCAACAACCAGGACTCGGCCTACGCGGGCCCGCACCTGGCGGTGATGGCCGACGGCATGGGCGGCCCCGCCGGCGGCGACATCGCCTCCTCGGTGGCGGTTGCTCACCTCTCCGCCCTGGACTCCGATTCGCACGGCGCGGACGACCTGCTCAGCCTGCTGCGCGGCGCGGTCAACGACGCCCACCAGGAGCTCAAGGAGCGCTCCACGCTGGACCCGGAGCTGGCCGGCCTGGGCACCACCTGCATCGCCCTGCTGCGCAGCGGCAACAAGCTGGCCATGGTGCACGTGGGCGATTCGCGCGCCTACCTGCTGCGCGACGGCCAGTTCACCCAGGTCACCACTGACCACACCTTCGTCAACTTCCTGGTGCAGACCGGCCGGCTCACCGAGGAGGAGGCGGCGCGTCACCCGCAGCGCAGCGTCATCCTGCGCACCCTGGGCGATTCCACGGAGGCCCTGGAGCTGGACGAGTCCGTGCGGGAGGCCAGGGCCGGCGACCGCTGGCTGCTGTGCTCCGACGGCCTGTCCGGCGTGGTCTCTGCGGACACGATCGCCACCGTGGTCAGCGCCGGCACGGACCCTGACACGTGCGCCGACGTCCTGGTGGACCTGGCCCTGCGGGCCGGCGCCCCCGACAACGTCTCGGTGGTCGTGGTGGACGTTTTGGACGACGCTACCTCCGACGTTTCTGGCCTGCCCACCGCCCCCCAGGTTGTTGGCAGCGCCGCGACGAACCGGCTGGCCCGCAGCCGGGGCGGCACCTCTGCCGCCGCGCGGGCCGCCGCCCTGACCAGCCCCGCCGCTGAGGGCGAGGGTGGCGAATCGGAGCGGGCGGAGGAAACGTCGTCCACCGGCGGCAAACGGGGCAGGTGGCGCCGGCGTTTGGCCTTTTCCTTTGCCGGCCTGGTGCTGCTGGGGGCGCTGCTGTTCGGCGCGTCGATGTGGGCGCAGTCGTACTACTACGTGATCGGCACCGGCGCCACGGTGGAGATCTATCGGGGCATCCCGCAGCAGCTGGGCCCCATCCAGTTGTCTGAGAAGTACGAGGACACCGGCGTGAGCGTGGAGAGCCTGGCCCCCGGGGTGCGCGCCCGCCTGCAGACGGCAGTGATCCGCCCCTCGCTGCAGGAGGCGCGCGACTACGTCAGCTCGCTGGAGGTCCAGCGCATGGCCGTGCCCACGCCCACGCCGGACGTCGGCGCCACCCCGGGCCTGTACAGCCCGGCCTCGCCGTCACCGACACCGGCCTCCCCAGCACCGGCCTCCCCGGCACCGAGCACGCCGGCCACGGCCACCCCGGCCGCGTCCACGGCCCCCGCCGTAGTCTCGCCAAGCCCCACGAGCAGTAGCGAGTAA